From one Xyrauchen texanus isolate HMW12.3.18 chromosome 17, RBS_HiC_50CHRs, whole genome shotgun sequence genomic stretch:
- the LOC127658149 gene encoding nonsense-mediated mRNA decay factor SMG9-like isoform X1 has protein sequence MSESGHSQPGMYGQGRRRRRRRDREPCPPGHNLSGPSRDRDYVPRERRDGSEDPTGPLLQKTPIILAKPPGERSKPSAPVSGTPTLEKPIMLIKTREEGGKQGTAPDFAPSVLGAGTAKLEREGQRPTQPVYQIQNRSMGSAASGGAVDPVIGQTKLLPPEKMKHSIKLVDDQMNWSDNAMEYLRDQTDMLVVGVIGVQGTGKSTVMSLLSANSPEEDQRTYVFRAQTAEIKERAGNLSSGIDFYITQERVIFLDTQPVLSPSILDNLINNDRKLPHEFNLPHMYVEMQSLQITAFLFTVCHVVIVIQDWFTDINLYRFLQTAEMLKPSSPSASHDSTGSSGPDNASEYYPHIVFLQNKARREEFCPRNLKMMHMAIDKLMAHSHLKYKGTLSMLDCNIFPGLSRDYLETEVNLFLLPFMENDGEDAVTRSGSGPPLFSLLPGYKGHPSFSSMVSKFRSEIMAMSRSQLSHTILTEKNWFHYAARIWDGVKKSSALSEYSRLLS, from the exons ATGTCTGAGTCCGGTCACAGCCAGCCCGGGATGTACGGACAGGGGAGGAGGAGAAGGCGACGGCGAGACAGAGAACCGTGCCCGCCTGGTCATAACCTCTCCGGTCCGAGCCGTGATCGAGACTATGTGCCCCGTGAGCGCAGG GATGGCAGTGAGGATCCTACAGGTCCACTTTTACAGAAGACCCCCATTATTCTAGCCAAACCTCCTGGAGAGAGA TCCAAACCAAGTGCTCCTGTGAGTGGAACCCCAACTTTGGAAAAGCCAATCATGCTCATTAAGACCAGAGAGGAGGGAGGAAAACAGGGAACTGCCCCTGATTTTGCCCCTTCAGTCTTAGGAGCAGGGACTGCCAAACTGGAGAGGGAAGGCCAGCGGCCCACCCAGCCTGTGTATCAGATACAAAACCGAAGCATGGGATCAGCTGCGTCCGGTGGAGCTGTCGATC CTGTGATTGGTCAGACGAAGCTCCTCCCACCTGAGAAGATGAAGCACAGCATAAAGCTAGTAGATGACCAAATGAATTGGAGTGACAATGCTATGGAG TATCTGCGAGACCAGACGGATATGTTGGTAGTGGGTGTTATTGGGGTACAAGGCACAGGCAAGTCCACCGTCATGTCTCTCCTGTCTGCTAACAGCCCTGAGGAGGACCAGAG GACGTATGTCTTCAGAGCTCAGACAGCAGAGATCAAGGAGAGAGCTGGGAACCTGAGCAGTGGAATCGATTTCTACATCACTCAGGAGAGAGTCATCTTTCTTGACACACAG CCAGTTTTGAGCCCCTCTATTTTGGATAATCTCATCAACAATGACCGCAAGCTTCCTCATGAATTCAACCTCCCACATATGTATGTGGAGATGCAG TCTCTGCAGATCACTgccttcctcttcactgtatGTCATGTTGTGATTGTGATTCAGGACTGGTTCACTGATATCAACTTATATAG GTTTCTGCAGACTGCTGAGATGCTGAAACCCTCTTCCCCTTCTGCCAGTCATGACAGCACTGGCTCCTCAGGGCCTGATAATGCCTCAGAGTACTATCCTCACATAG ttTTCTTGCAGAACAAAGCAAGAAGGGAGGAGTTCTGTCCACGAAACCTGAAGATGATGCATATGGCAATTGATAAGCTCATGGCCCATTCCCACCTAAAATATAAAG GCACATTGTCCATGTTGGATTGTAACATATTCCCGGGGTTGAGTCGAGACTACTTGGAGACAGAAGTCAATCTTTTCCTCTTACCTTTTATGGAGAATGATGGGGAAGATGCTGTGACAAGATCAG GTTCAGGTCCCCCCCTGTTCTCTCTGCTGCCTGGTTACAAGGGCCATCCCAGCTTTTCTTCAATGGTTTCTAAATTCCGCAGTGAAATCATGGCTATGTCCCGTAGTCAGCTCTCACACACAATCCTTACTGAGAAAAACTG GTTTCATTATGCAGCTAGAATTTGGGACGGTGTTAAAAAGTCCTCTGCCCTCTCTGAGTATAGCCGGCTGTTATCATAG
- the LOC127658149 gene encoding nonsense-mediated mRNA decay factor SMG9-like isoform X2, producing the protein MLIKTREEGGKQGTAPDFAPSVLGAGTAKLEREGQRPTQPVYQIQNRSMGSAASGGAVDPVIGQTKLLPPEKMKHSIKLVDDQMNWSDNAMEYLRDQTDMLVVGVIGVQGTGKSTVMSLLSANSPEEDQRTYVFRAQTAEIKERAGNLSSGIDFYITQERVIFLDTQPVLSPSILDNLINNDRKLPHEFNLPHMYVEMQSLQITAFLFTVCHVVIVIQDWFTDINLYRFLQTAEMLKPSSPSASHDSTGSSGPDNASEYYPHIVFLQNKARREEFCPRNLKMMHMAIDKLMAHSHLKYKGTLSMLDCNIFPGLSRDYLETEVNLFLLPFMENDGEDAVTRSGSGPPLFSLLPGYKGHPSFSSMVSKFRSEIMAMSRSQLSHTILTEKNWFHYAARIWDGVKKSSALSEYSRLLS; encoded by the exons ATGCTCATTAAGACCAGAGAGGAGGGAGGAAAACAGGGAACTGCCCCTGATTTTGCCCCTTCAGTCTTAGGAGCAGGGACTGCCAAACTGGAGAGGGAAGGCCAGCGGCCCACCCAGCCTGTGTATCAGATACAAAACCGAAGCATGGGATCAGCTGCGTCCGGTGGAGCTGTCGATC CTGTGATTGGTCAGACGAAGCTCCTCCCACCTGAGAAGATGAAGCACAGCATAAAGCTAGTAGATGACCAAATGAATTGGAGTGACAATGCTATGGAG TATCTGCGAGACCAGACGGATATGTTGGTAGTGGGTGTTATTGGGGTACAAGGCACAGGCAAGTCCACCGTCATGTCTCTCCTGTCTGCTAACAGCCCTGAGGAGGACCAGAG GACGTATGTCTTCAGAGCTCAGACAGCAGAGATCAAGGAGAGAGCTGGGAACCTGAGCAGTGGAATCGATTTCTACATCACTCAGGAGAGAGTCATCTTTCTTGACACACAG CCAGTTTTGAGCCCCTCTATTTTGGATAATCTCATCAACAATGACCGCAAGCTTCCTCATGAATTCAACCTCCCACATATGTATGTGGAGATGCAG TCTCTGCAGATCACTgccttcctcttcactgtatGTCATGTTGTGATTGTGATTCAGGACTGGTTCACTGATATCAACTTATATAG GTTTCTGCAGACTGCTGAGATGCTGAAACCCTCTTCCCCTTCTGCCAGTCATGACAGCACTGGCTCCTCAGGGCCTGATAATGCCTCAGAGTACTATCCTCACATAG ttTTCTTGCAGAACAAAGCAAGAAGGGAGGAGTTCTGTCCACGAAACCTGAAGATGATGCATATGGCAATTGATAAGCTCATGGCCCATTCCCACCTAAAATATAAAG GCACATTGTCCATGTTGGATTGTAACATATTCCCGGGGTTGAGTCGAGACTACTTGGAGACAGAAGTCAATCTTTTCCTCTTACCTTTTATGGAGAATGATGGGGAAGATGCTGTGACAAGATCAG GTTCAGGTCCCCCCCTGTTCTCTCTGCTGCCTGGTTACAAGGGCCATCCCAGCTTTTCTTCAATGGTTTCTAAATTCCGCAGTGAAATCATGGCTATGTCCCGTAGTCAGCTCTCACACACAATCCTTACTGAGAAAAACTG GTTTCATTATGCAGCTAGAATTTGGGACGGTGTTAAAAAGTCCTCTGCCCTCTCTGAGTATAGCCGGCTGTTATCATAG
- the si:dkey-79d12.4 gene encoding uncharacterized protein si:dkey-79d12.4: protein MSLAVISEDNCVCGENTENTLLCNICGVLFKCTWHLNEHLEKHLQEIMHKPQVKEDMEPAEFKSVVKMEETKKIRMKETISKNDMSTGFLLDHTYCAALHHIVPLRLKAGDHTYSGIGNCINNYTNIINQSSKLANIKMETRPDSLPVSAQQSKANIFMLQLRSQKGEKSGSSNLSKMDVKVENDNMDCLVECGLNEEMVVDRKFYSEDEESTETSNDEDSDSLPAGDTEYSPDEDLSSDSQYSTCTDTDKSRRKRSHANLNLDPASLVSTVQAGFQADSLISVKTQMEDCQNKATFVCCLCQVVCENKDALLKHIDKDHPAAMFICAHCLNIFSKEDAFRYHVCSRPTGYLSILPTTPVTQVPVVPLSDPANQHSTNYSSQRLIPTPILGTNCNIIKMITLPKTFDKVSKTPFPNQCDPPLSSTPSKSTNTHTSPQISQFHNNTNTFNQRPHLPNIKTENKRLPLDSLPESEANIFTHHPGTWRGENIGSSIMSNQQVKVENDKEYGLLECGPNEEEVVEEEYEITEDEESTRTNNEEDSDSLPVGDTEYSPDEDLSSDSQYSTGTNNDESIRKRSLANYSMDPESLTSRGKVGFRADSLVSMETHMEDYKNKATFACCLCQVICENKDLLLKHIAKDHPAAMFICAHCLNIFSKEDTFRYHVCRRPTGNMSILPSTPVSQVPVVPLSDPEKQCSINRSSQRLIPTPILGTTCNTIKMIALPKTFDKVSKTPLPNQCSPPLSSTPSKSTNAHSSQQILQFHNYTNTFNQGSLLPNIKTENKRLPLDSLPESEANIFTHHPGTWKGENIGSSIMSSQQVNVENDKEYGLLECGPNEEEVVEEEYEITEDEESTLTNNKEDSDSLPVGDKEYSPGEDLSSDSQYSTGTNNDDSIRKRSLANYSMDPESLTSSGKVGFRADSLISMETHMEDCKNKATFACCLCQVICENKDLLLKHIAKDHPAAMFICAHCLNIFSKEDTFRYHVCRRPTGNMSILPSTPVSQVPVVPLSDPEKQRSINLSSQRLIPTPILGTTCNTIKMITLPKSFDKVSKTTLPNQCSPPLSSTPSKSTNAHSSQQILQFHNYTNTFNQGSLLPNIKTENKRLPLDSLPESDANIITHHLGTWRGEKSGSFIMSNKHVKVENDNEDGLVECGPYEEVVGDGEFKMTTYKERTKSSNEADSVTLPPGNTVYHAGKDLSLNSQYSTGSNNDESIKKIFHANYRMNPEIFTSTAKVHFQADSSICCNGKSVNMEKHMKDCKTNPTFACSLCQVVCENEGLLLKHTAEDHPSAIFICAHCLNMFSKEDTFRNHVCSRLTGYTNSLPATPVTPVPVVPSVCLSDPAKQLSTKRTPPCAPILGTNCTTIKMINSTKTFNKVSMTPLSNQSGPRLSLNTLTSTNAHSTQISEVVLPIKPVAKLSQTVDQTKMVLLQTTALTQANIVREISPLSPAKLNPQGVAVPQSLFRPPCPRGSFVVCPNVPVCAPSVVHQTNPSLSNQSRMTLRIPTPSSPSFPTKVFLSFSPTVNFSAPILVQANRNKPRLALKQIPAANDRPLQLPAKAPLATPVSCPTLLRTIVQNNQPQIPLKTSSRQIQIPTPAPLEIVAMFLNQSKDLPLQKRFQQSWRSKTIFPCRQCGAISRQLSLRVRHRYLHQGSRLYRCQCGKSFQRQLHLLRHQVQHAESVRFVCARCGNTFDGAHKLTLHKQRLHRKHKTSNCRQYAKKQCTAAFDCICGQEFVRPSALLWHMLKNAKPLKHKHKNDSGLH from the coding sequence ATGTCACTGGCAGTTATAAGTGAGGACAactgtgtgtgtggagagaacaCTGAGAACACTCTTCTCTGTAATATCTGTGGCGTCCTCTTTAAGTGCACATGGCATCTGAATGAACATTTAGAGAAGCATCTTCAAGAAATAATGCACAAACCACAGGTTAAGGAGGACATGGAGCCAGCAGAGTTCAAATCTGTTGTTAAAATGGAGGAGACCAAAAAAATCAGAATGAAAGAAACTATAAGCAAGAATGATATGAGCACAGGATTCTTGTTGGATCATACATATTGTGCCGCATTACACCACATTGTCCCTCTCAGACTTAAAGCTGGAGATCATACTTACAGTGGAATTGGAAATTGCATTAACAATTATACAAACATCATTAATCAAAGCTCAAAATTGGCCAATATTAAAATGGAAACTAGACCAGACTCTTTACCTGTGAGTGCTCAACAGAGTAAAGCCAACATTTTTATGCTTCAACTAAGATCTCAAAAAGGAGAGAAGAGTGGCTCATCTAATTTGTCAAAGATGGATGTGAAAGTAGAGAATGACAATATGGATTGTCTTGTGGAATGTGGACTTAATGAGGAGATGGTGGTAGACAGAAAATTTTATTCAGAGGATGAAGAAAGTACTGAGACCAGTAACGACGAAGACAGTGATTCTCTACCTGCTGGTGATACAGAATACAGCCCGGATGAAGACCTTAGCTCTGACTCGCAATATTCTACATGTACCGACACTGATAAATCAAGAAGGAAAAGATCTCATGCAAATCTCAATTTGGATCCAGCGTCACTTGTGTCTACAGTGCAAGCTGGCTTTCAAGCTGATTCTCTTATCAGTGTGAAGACACAAATGGAGGATTGCCAAAATAAGGCAACGTTTGTTTGTTGTCTCTGCCAGGTGGTATGTGAGAATAAGGATGCACTGCTGAAACACATAGATAAAGATCATCCTGCAGCTATGTTTATCTGTGCACACTGCCTCAACATATTCTCCAAAGAGGACGCTTTCAGATATCATGTCTGCAGCAGACCTACAGGCTACTTGAGCATTTTGCCCACCACCCCAGTTACCCAGGTACCTGTTGTGCCTTTATCTGATCCTGCAAATCAACACTCCACCAATTACAGCAGTCAGAGACTAATTCCCACCCCCATCCTGGGCACTAACtgtaacataattaaaatgatcACATTACCTAAGACTTTCGATAAAGTATCCAAGACCCCATTTCCTAATCAGTGTGATCCTCCTCTGTCCTCAACTCCCTCAAAGTCAACAAATACTCACACTTCACCGCAAATCTCACAATTTCACAATAATACAAACACTTTTAATCAAAGACCTCACTTGCCCAACATTAAAACAGAGAACAAAAGATTACCTCTAGACTCTTTACCTGAGAGTGAagccaacatttttacacatcacCCGGGAACTTGGAGAGGAGAGAACATTGGTtcatccataatgtcaaatcagcaGGTGAAGGTAGAGAATGACAAAGAGTATGGGCTTTTGGAATGTGGACCTAATGAGGAGGAGGTGGTAGAGGAGGAATATGAGATTACAGAGGATGAAGAAAGTACTAGGACCAATAACGAGGAAGACAGTGATTCTCTACCTGTTGGTGATACAGAATACAGCCCGGATGAAGACCTTAGCTCTGACTCGCAATATTCTACAGGTACCAACAATGATGAATCAATAAGGAAAAGGTCACTGGCAAATTACAGTATGGATCCAGAGTCACTTACATCTAGAGGGAAAGTTGGGTTTCGGGCTGATTCTCTCGTCAGCATGGAGACACACATGGAGGATTACAAAAATAAGGCAACGTTTGCTTGTTGTCTCTGCCAGGTGATATGCGAGAATAAGGATTTACTGCTGAAACATATAGCTAAAGATCATCCCGCAGCTATGTTTATCTGTGCACACTGCCTCAACATATTCTCCAAAGAGGACACATTCAGATATCATGTCTGCCGCAGACCTACAGGCAACATGAGCATTTTGCCATCCACCCCAGTTAGCCAGGTACCTGTTGTACCATTATCTGATCCAGAAAAGCAATGCTCCATCAATCGTAGCAGTCAGAGACTAATTCCCACCCCTATCCTGGGCACTACCtgtaacacaattaaaatgattgCATTACCTAAGACTTTCGATAAAGTATCCAAGACCCCATTACCTAATCAGTGCAGTCCTCCTCTGTCCTCAACCCCCTCCAAGTCAACCAATGCTCACTCCTCACAGCAAATCTTACAGTTTCATAATTATACAAACACCTTTAATCAAGGATCACTCTTGCCCAACATTAAAACAGAGAACAAAAGATTACCTCTAGACTCTTTACCTGAGAGTGAAGCTAACATTTTTACACATCACCCGGGAACTTGGAAAGGAGAGAACATTGGTTCATCCATAATGTCAAGTCAGCAGGTGAATGTAGAGAATGACAAAGAGTATGGTCTTTTGGAATGTGGACCTAATGAGGAGGAGGTGGTAGAGGAGGAATATGAGATTACAGAGGATGAAGAAAGTACTTTGACCAATAACAAGGAAGACAGTGATTCTCTACCTGTTGGTGATAAAGAATACAGCCCGGGTGAAGACCTTAGCTCTGACTCGCAATATTCTACAGGTACCAACAATGATGACTCAATAAGGAAAAGGTCACTGGCAAATTACAGTATGGATCCAGAGTCACTTACATCTAGTGGGAAAGTTGGGTTTCGGGCTGATTCTCTCATCAGCATGGAGACACACATGGAGGATTGCAAAAATAAGGCAACGTTTGCTTGTTGTCTCTGCCAGGTGATATGCGAGAATAAGGATTTACTGCTGAAACATATAGCTAAAGATCATCCCGCAGCTATGTTTATCTGTGCACACTGCCTCAACATATTCTCCAAAGAGGACACATTCAGATATCATGTCTGCCGCAGACCTACAGGCAACATGAGCATTTTGCCATCCACCCCAGTTAGCCAGGTACCTGTTGTACCATTATCTGATCCTGAAAAGCAACGCTCCATCAATCTTAGCAGTCAGAGACTAATTCCCACCCCCATTCTGGGCACTACCtgtaacacaattaaaatgatcaCATTACCTAAGTCTTTCGATAAAGTATCCAAGACCACATTACCTAATCAGTGCAGTCCTCCTCTGTCCTCAACCCCCTCCAAGTCAACCAATGCTCACTCCTCACAGCAAATCTTACAGTTTCATAATTATACAAACACCTTTAATCAAGGATCACTCTTGCCCAACATTAAAACAGAGAACAAAAGATTACCTCTAGACTCTTTACCTGAGAGTGACGCCAACATTATTACACATCACCTGGGAACTTGGAGAGGAGAGAAGAGTGGTTCATTCATAATGTCAAATAAGCATGTGAAGGTTGAGAATGACAATGAGGATGGTCTTGTGGAATGTGGACCTTATGAGGAGGTGGTAGGAGATGGGGAATTTAAGATGACAACATATAAAGAAAGGACTAAGAGTAGTAATGAGGCAGACAGTGTCACTTTACCCCCTGGTAATACAGTATACCACGCTGGTAAAGACCTTAGCTTGAACTCGCAATATTCCACAGGTTCAAACAatgatgaatcaataaaaaaaatatttcatgcaAATTACAGAATGAATCCAGAGATATTTACATCCACAGCAAAAGTTCATTTTCAGGCTGATTCTTCCATTTGCTGCAATGGCAAATCAGTCAATATGGAGAAACACATGAAGGATTGCAAAACTAATCCCACTTTTGCTTGCAGTCTCTGCCAGGTGGTATGTGAGAATGAGGGTTTACTGCTGAAACACACAGCTGAAGATCATCCCTCTGCAATTTTTATCTGTGCACACTGCCTCAACATGTTCTCCAAAGAagacactttcagaaatcatgtCTGCAGCAGACTTACAGGCTACACAAATTCTTTGCCAGCCACACCAGTAACCCCAGTACCTGTTGTGCCTTCTGTGTGCCTCTCTGATCCTGCAAAGCAACTCTCCACCAAGAGAACTCCACCTTGTGCTCCTATCCTGGGCACTAACTGTACCACAATTAAAATGATCAACTCAACTAAGACTTTCAATAAAGTATCCATGACCCCATTATCTAATCAGAGTGGCCCTCGTCTGTCCTTGAACACCTTGACATCAACCAATGCTCACTCTACTCAAATCTCAGAGGTAGTCCTTCCCATAAAACCTGTTGCTAAACTTAGTCAAACTGTTGACCAAACTAAGATGGTACTGCTGCAGACGACTGCCCTAACACAGGCCAATATAGTGAGGGAAATTTCTCCATTGTCCCCAGCTAAGTTGAATCCACAAGGTGTGGCTGTACCACAAAGTCTTTTCAGGCCCCCTTGCCCTCGTGGTTCTTTTGTCGTTTGCCCTAATGTTCCTGTATGTGCACCCTCTGTTGTGCATCAAACTAATCCTTCCCTGTCCAACCAATCCAGGATGACCCTTAGAATTCCAACACCTTCCAGTCCATCTTTTCCAACTAAAGTTTTTTTATCCTTTTCACCCACTGTGAATTTTTCTGCTCCTATTTTAGTACAAGCcaacagaaataagccaagaCTGGCACTAAAACAAATACCTGCAGCTAATGATAGACCTCTTCAGTTACCTGCTAAAGCCCCTTTGGCAACCCCGGTGTCCTGTCCCACCTTGTTAAGGACCATCGTCCAAAACAACCAGCCTCAGATTCCTCTGAAGACATCTTCTCGCCAGATTCAGATTCCTACACCAGCCCCTCTTGAAATAGTGGCCATGTTTTTGAACCAAAGCAAGGATTTACCTCTGCAGAAGCGATTCCAGCAAAGCTGGCGCTCCAAGACCATTTTTCCCTGTCGGCAATGTGGTGCTATTTCAAGACAACTCTCGCTCAGGGTACGTCATCGCTATCTTCATCAGGGGTCACGGTTGTACAGATGTCAGTGTGGGAAGTCATTTCAACGGCAGCTACATTTGCTGAGGCACCAGGTACAACATGCAGAGTCTGTTCGATTTGTTTGTGCACGGTGTGGAAATACATTTGATGGGGCACATAAATTGACTTTGCACAAACAAAGGTTACATcgaaaacataaaacatcaaatTGCCGACAATATGCCAAGAAACAATGCACAGCAGCCTTTGACTGTATCTGTGGCCAGGAGTTTGTAAGGCCCTCTGCTCTACTCTGGCatatgcttaaaaatgctaaacccTTAAAACACAAGCACAAAAATGACAGTGGCTTACATTAA